The Triticum dicoccoides isolate Atlit2015 ecotype Zavitan chromosome 6A, WEW_v2.0, whole genome shotgun sequence genome has a window encoding:
- the LOC119317514 gene encoding pentatricopeptide repeat-containing protein At1g31920-like, with protein sequence MKIPAPLPSHEILPPRAVPSPHRVNNEEAGEGRGIFTPRGNQFVWTAELHVSHSFAVRRWYGLTLIAPVVPHADGSAMVGGLVLPQPQHQAATPRTSAPAPATTTQALEQAPCCATVSARPVRGLDEVRKAHARNFKLGLDRSPPHLRPLLAACALGEWPGSMEYAAAIFSTLDEPEAFDYNTLMRGHVVGGRDPAAALRLYVDMLNDGVEPDGYTFPFVLKACAQLAALRQGRQLQGHAVKFGFLGHDDHAQNSLISFYGKCGEPELARRAFEQMEAGERTAASWSALLAAYTKAGWWADCLDSFAAMARDGWRPDESSMVSALSACAHLGAYDVGRSVHCALLRNTVTLNTFMETSLVDMYAKCGCIEKATAVFDGMDGKKNEWTYSAMVSGLALHGDGRKALQVFDAMIREGHQPDEAVYVGVLNACSRSGLLEEGLRCFDRMRLERKVAPNAQHYGCMVDLMARAGRLDEARALIGSMPTGPTDTAWRSLLNACRIHGDIELAERALRELARLGGAVNAGDYIILADMHARAANWDEAAALRTEAVERGLAQAPGFSAVEVHGEMHRFTSQDRSHPRTADIYEMLHQMEWQLRFEGYKPDTSEVALDADDEEKRSAVAAHSQKLAMAFGLLSTPEGTPVRVVTNLRMSKECHAYSALISEIFGREVVVRDRKRFHRFRRGTCSCGNYW encoded by the coding sequence ATGAAAATCCCAGCACCGCTTCCCAGCCACGAAATCCTTCCACCCCGCGCAGTTCCATCTCCGCATCGAGTGAACAACGAGGAAGCTGGAGAGGGACGTGGGATTTTCACTCCTCGAGGTAACCAATTCGTGTGGACGGCCGAGCTCCATGTTAGCCACTCGTTCGCAGTTCGACGATGGTACGGTCTCACTCTCATCGCCCCTGTTGTTCCGCACGCCGATGGTAGTGCCATGGTGGGAGGTCTAGTGCTCCCCCAGCCGCAGCACCAGGCCGCCACGCCAAGAACCTCCGCCCCGGCGCCGGCGACGACAACGCAGGCGCTGGAGCAGGCGCCATGCTGCGCCACGGTCTCGGCGCGGCCCGTGCGGGGCCTGGACGAGGTCAGGAAGGCGCACGCGAGGAACTTCAAGCTCGGCCTCGACCGCTCCCCGCCGCACCTGCGGCCGCTCCTCGCGGCGTGCGCGCTCGGGGAGTGGCCGGGCAGCATGGAGTacgcggcggccatcttctccACGCTCGACGAGCCGGAGGCGTTCGACTACAACACACTGATGCGCGGCCACGTCGTCGGTGGCCGCGACCCCGCGGCCGCTCTGCGGCTGTACGTCGACATGCTGAACGACGGCGTCGAGCCCGACGGCTACACGTTCCCGTTCGTCCTCAAGGCGTGCGCGCAGCTCGCGGCATTGCGGCAAGGGAGGCAGCTGCAGGGACACGCCGTGAAGTTCGGGTTCCTCGGGCACGACGACCACGCGCAGAACAGCCTCATCAGCTTCTACGGCAAGTGCGGCGAGCCGGAGCTGGCGCGCCGGGCGTTCGAGCAGATGGAGGCCGGGGAGAGGACGGCGGCGTCCTGGAGCGCGCTGCTCGCGGCGTACACCAAGGCCGGGTGGTGGGCTGATTGCCTCGACTCATTCGCCGCGATGGCGCGCGACGGGTGGAGGCCCGACGAGAGCTCCATGGTGAGCGCGCTCTCGGCGTGCGCGCACCTGGGCGCCTACGACGTCGGCCGGAGCGTCCACTGCGCGCTGCTCAGGAATACCGTGACGCTGAACACGTTCATGGAGACGTCCCTGGTGGACATGTACGCCAAGTGCGGCTGCATCGAGAAGGCGACGGCGGTGTTCGACGGCATGGACGGCAAGAAGAACGAGTGGACGTACAGCGCCATGGTGTCCGGCTTGGCGTTGCACGGGGACGGGCGTAAGGCGCTGCAGGTGTTCGACGCGATGATCAGGGAGGGACACCAGCCCGACGAGGCCGTGTACGTCGGCGTGCTCAACGCGTGCAGCCGCTCGGGGCTGCTCGAGGAAGGCCTCCGGTGCTTCGATCGGATGCGGCTCGAGCGCAAGGTGGCTCCCAACGCGCAGCACTACGGCTGCATGGTGGACCTCATGGCCCGCGCCGGGAGGCTGGACGAGGCGCGCGCGCTCATCGGGAGCATGCCCACGGGTCCCACGGACACGGCCTGGCGGAGCCTGCTCAACGCCTGCCGGATCCACGGCGACATCGAGCTCGCCGAGCGCGCGCTGCGGGAGCTGGCGCGCCTCGGCGGCGCCGTCAACGCCGGCGACTACATAATCCTCGCGGACATGCACGCCAGGGCCGCGAactgggacgaggcggccgcgctcCGGACGGAGGCGGTGGAAAGGGGCCTAGCGCAGGCGCCGGGGTTCAGCGCCGTGGAGGTGCACGGCGAGATGCACCGGTTCACGTCGCAGGACCGGTCGCACCCCCGGACGGCCGACATCTACGAGATGCTCCACCAGATGGAGTGGCAGCTCCGGTTCGAGGGCTACAAGCCAGACACGTCGGAGGTGGCGCTGGACGCGGACGACGAGGAGAAGCGGAGCGCCGTCGCCGCCCACAGCCAGAAGCTGGCCATGGCGTTCGGGCTGCTCAGCACGCCGGAAGGCACTCCGGTGAGGGTCGTCACCAACCTCCGGATGAGCAAGGAGTGCCACGCCTACAGCGCGCTGATATCGGAGATCTTCGGGAGGGAGGTCGTAGTCAGGGACCGGAAGCGTTTCCACCGGTTCCGGCGTGGCACCTGCAGCTGCGGGAACTATTGGTAG